In the genome of Triticum urartu cultivar G1812 chromosome 5, Tu2.1, whole genome shotgun sequence, one region contains:
- the LOC125507477 gene encoding transcription factor BHLH089-like — translation MKRITRSATFSDETALSNLLEAANDLVQSTEPMTWSRTNAKAKHFKANKSTDDNGSFRKDAEADSRNASKAVDQNPPPPKQDFIHVRARRGQATNSHSLAERARREKITEWVKILQDLVPGCNKVIGKASVLGEIINYVQALERQIEFLSRKLEAVNAHAHNGAETFPTKDVSSPTYNTAPGLIFDPQTPREYTQGSPASEWLRMQIGGNYERAT, via the exons ATGAAGCGGATCACCAGGTCCGCAACATTCTCTGATGAGACGGCCCTGTCAAACCTCTTGGAGGCGGCCAACGACCTGGTCCAGAGTACTGAGCCAATGACCTGGTCCAGA ACTAATGCAAAAGCAAAACATTTCAAGGCAAATAAATCCACTGATGATAATGGCAGTTTCAGAAAAGATGCTGAAGCTGATTCAAGAAATGCTAGTAAGGCTGTTGATCAAAATCCTCCGCCACCAAAGCAAGATTTCATCCATGTGAGGGCAAGAAGGGGTCAAGCAACCAACAGCCATAGCCTTGCAGAAAGG GCACGTCGTGAGAAAATAACCGAGTGGGTGAAAATTCTCCAAGATCTTGTCCCTGGATGTAATAAG GTTATTGGCAAAGCATCGGTCCTCGGTGAGATAATCAATTATGTCCAAGCTTTGGAACGTCAAATTGAG TTCCTGTCCAGGAAGCTTGAGGCGGTTAATGCCCATGCTCACAATGGGGCCGAGACATTTCCAACTAAAGATGTAAG CTCGCCGACGTACAACACAGCTCCAGGTCTAATATTTGACCCGCAAACACCAAGGGAGTACACGCAAGGCTCGCCGGCTTCAGAGTGGCTTCGCATGCAGATTGGTGGCAACTACGAAAGGGCGACATGA
- the LOC125511004 gene encoding receptor-like protein kinase FERONIA — protein MDLRESTVAEMIQRGDRSKWLSCSNHNIKCFTEGEIKRITSNYETIIGKGGFGEVYKGVLQDGRTVAVKRFMSNIEENFAKELKVHCEINHKNVVRLIGYCAKENALMIVSEYISKGNLSNVLHHERIPITLDIRLRIAVECSEALCYMHSQMYTQVIHGDIKPANILLDDNFNAKISDFGISRLVNTDSTLFTDHVMGSIGYMDPLFARSGRLTSKSDVYSFGIVLVELITKKKATIRNGEAGIVECFTQSLVTEKRKVRELFDVEISSQNNMKVLEGVAKLAGQCLRMEIDRRPEMRDVAERLRALRKTQIQVKQTPTIFPWGWRNKPAAQNNWQSSSSVTQQSLPYNLCRHFSLREVKSATRNFEKSHLIGVGLFGKVYYGVIDGGATKVAIKRGRFEQDVSMFQTEIAMMANLRHHHLVSLVGYCKEKNQRMLIYDYMARGTLSENLYANKMKEPPLTWRQRLDVCIGAARALHYLHECSIIPNDVSTTKILLDERLAGKFSSEVSPWRDAMDVTPTLRMGRLGCVDPEFYCTGQLTQKSNVYSFGVVLFEVLCARAAYNPNLPERQANLVYCALSCQKKGILDLIVDPDLEGKIAPWCFKKFVEIAEKCVSDRGIDRPTMQEVLENLELCLVEQSGSLGDEMLAEDDTNGPSRTERRLNLDMYLAEDDDSSHCSLVSTFEYDDMECASDGGVDSDSELLMPR, from the coding sequence ATGGACCTTCGGGAGAGTACAGTGGCAGAAATGATCCAAAGAGGTGACAGGTCAAAGTGGTTGTCATGTAGCAATCATAACATAAAATGCTTCACAGAGGGTGAGATAAAAAGAATTACCAGCAACTACGAAACTATCATTGGAAAAGGCGGCTTCGGAGAAGTTTACAAAGGTGTTCTGCAAGATGGAAGAACAGTTGCAGTCAAGAGATTTATGAGTAATATAGAAGAAAATTTTGCAAAAGAGCTGAAAGTCCACTGTGAAATCAACCACAAGAATGTAGTTAGGCTCATAGGCTACTGTGCCAAGGAAAATGCCCTAATGATAGTCAGTGAGTATATATCTAAAGGGAACCTCAGCAATGTTCTTCACCATGAACGCATTCCCATCACGTTGGATATACGACTGCGTATCGCGGTGGAGTGTTCAGAGGCATTGTGCTACATGCATTCACAAATGTATACTCAGGTGATCCATGGTGATATCAAGCCTGCCAATATACTATTAGATGACAACTTCAATGCAAAAATATCTGACTTTGGAATATCAAGACTTGTCAACACAGACTCGACCCTTTTCACTGATCATGTAATGGGGAGCATAGGTTACATGGACCCTTTGTTTGCTCGCAGCGGGCGTCTCACCTCGAAGAGTGATGTTTACAGTTTCGGAATCGTTCTGGTTGAATTGATTACAAAGAAAAAGGCAACGATAAGAAATGGGGAGGCCGGCATAGTTGAATGTTTTACCCAATCTCTTGTAACAGAGAAGAGAAAGGTGAGAGAGTTGTTCGATGTTGAAATCTCAAGCCAGAACAACATGAAGGTTCTTGAAGGGGTTGCAAAGCTAGCAGGACAATGCTTGAGAATGGAGATAGATAGACGCCCTGAGATGAGAGATGTGGCGGAACGTCTTCGAGCGCTTAGGAAAACTCAAATTCAAGTTAAACAAACACCAACTATTTTTCCTTGGGGGTGGAGGAACAAGCCAGCAGCTCAAAACAACTGGCAATCTTCTAGCTCAGTCACGCAACAATCTTTGCCATATAACTTGTGCCGCCATTTCTCACTCAGGGAGGTGAAATCCGCGACAAGAAATTTTGAGAAGTCGCACCTTATTGGTGTGGGTTTATTTGGTAAAGTTTACTATGGAGTGATTGATGGGGGAGCAACAAAGGTGGCTATCAAACGGGGCAGGTTTGAACAGGATGTGAGTATGTTCCAGACAGAGATAGCGATGATGGCCAATCTCCGCCACCATCATCTCGTATCATTGGTCGGTTACTGTAAAGAGAAAAACCAGAGGATGCTGATCTACGACTACATGGCTCGTGGCACCCTGAGTGAGAACCTTTACGCTAACAAAATGAAGGAGCCACCGCTTACTTGGAGGCAGCGTCTAGACGTCTGCATCGGTGCTGCTCGTGCCCTGCACTACCTTCATGAGTGTTCCATCATCCCTAATGATGTGTCGACGACGAAGATTCTCCTAGATGAGAGATTGGCCGGCAAGTTTTCAAGTGAAGTCTCACCATGGCGGGATGCCATGGATGTGACCCCCACACTGCGTATGGGACGTCTGGGTTGTGTCGATCCTGAATTTTACTGCACTGGACAACTAACACAGAAATCCAATGTGTATTCTTTTGGTGTCGTACTGTTTGAGGTTTTGTGTGCTCGGGCTGCTTATAATCCCAATCTTCCAGAAAGACAAGCTAATCTGGTATATTGCGCCCTTAGTTGCCAGAAGAAGGGCATCCTTGATCTGATTGTTGATCCAGATCTTGAAGGAAAGATTGCTCCGTGGTGCTTCAAGAAGTTTGTGGAGATTGCTGAGAAATGTGTAAGTGATCGTGGTATCGACCGCCCTACAATGCAAGAGGTGCTTGAGAACCTGGAGTTGTGTCTTGTAGAACAAAGCGGAAGCCTTGGTGATGAGATGTTGGCTGAAGATGACACTAATGGTCCTTCAAGGACAGAGCGTCGGTTGAACCTGGATATGTACCTTGCAGAAGACGATGATTCCAGCCATTGTAGTTTGGTATCAACCTTCGAATATGATGACATGGAATGTGCTTCTGATGGTGGTGTGGATTCTGATTCCGAATTGCTAATGCCACGATGA